The genomic DNA CTGCTCAGGAATTATTATCAAACCAACTATGTATATAGCAAGTCCCACTCCATTTACCAAAGTCAATGCAATAAATGCAAATCTGATGATGACGGGATCAACATCAAAATATTCCGCGATACCACCGGCAACTCCACCAATCATTCTTTCTTTGCGTGATTTGTATATTCTCTTTTCCATCTCGGACTCCTGTTTGTTTACGGCGTAAAATTACATCCGCAATGATAAAATTTCAATCCATTAATGATAAATGGATATAAAATGAGATGAACGATTAATTTTAATGTTACAGTTTTGCCGGAATATAACGAATCACAGGCATAATCTCCCCTGATGAAAGAACGGGTGCAAAATTGAAGATGTTTACCTGTTTAAAACAGAAAAGATCAGTAAAAACTGATCTTTTCCAATGAGCGGAAAGGGCGGGATTCGAACCCGCGGTACCGGTAAAAGTACACACGCTTTCCAGGCGAGCCTATTCAACCACTCTAGCACCTTTCCAATTGCCCATACAATTTCTGTTCATTGAAGATATAACGGAAGCATCCATAAAGTGGCGGAGAGAGGGAGATTCGAACTCCCGGTGAACCGTAGCCCACAACAGTTTTCGAGACTGCCGCATTCAACCACTCTGCCATCTCTCCATAATTTCCATCATAAATTTCAGATAAACAGACTGTAAATGTAGGAATATTGTCAAAGATTTCAAAGAAAATGTTTGGCTTTTATCCGGTAAATAAATGACCGTTCATCATAAATAACGACAAAACATAATTTATCCGGCAAAAAATAGCCGTTTATTTTATTTGAATATTTACATTTGCCATCTGATTTATTAAAAATAGCATGACCATAAAAGAACATTTAAAAGAAACGGTATCGCTGGCTTTGCCTGTCGTGATCGCCCAGGTGGGTTTTGTCATGATGGGTGTAGTGGATTCAGCCATGGTTGGTCGCCTTGGTGATGCTCCGCTTGCTGCCTCCTCACTAAGTTTAAGCCTGTTCTTCATCATTACCGTAATCGGCTTGGGAATCGTGATGGCTATGACTCCCCTTGTAGCAATTGCAGTCGGTTCCTCCGACAGTGAGAAATGTTCCAGAGTTTTTCATCAGGGAATTTGGGTAAGTCTTTTCTCAGCCATCATTTTGAATATTGTTGTTTACTTTGGGACGGACATAATTTCTTATATGGATCAACCCAAAGAAGTGGTTGATCTTGCATTAAGTTACACCCGTATTATCTCATTTTCCATCCCCCCGATGCTCCTGTTTACCGGATACAAACAGTTTATAGAAGGTCTTTCTTTCACCCGTCCGGCAATGGTAATTTCAATTGCTGCGAATGTTGTCAACTTCTTTTTTAACTGGATATTCATTTACGGGAACTGGGGAGCCCCTGCGTTGGGATTGGATGGAGCCGGTTACGCAACCCTCGGATCACGAATCTTCATGTTCGTTGCTCTTGCGGTTTTTGTGCACAAAAACAGAGAATTCAAGCGATTTGGTCTAAAAATATTTCCTTTCAAAGGTCTTGATGAAAACGGAAAGGAAATTTTGCGTATCGGAATACCGAGTGGAATCCAGTATTTTTTTGAAGTTGGTTGTTTTGCCACCGCTGCTTTCATGGTTGGCTGGATAGGAAAAGATGAGCTTGCATCACATCAAATTGCTTTAAATGTGGCTTCTCTGACATATCTGGTATGTTTGGGCTTATCCACTGCAGGCACAATAAGAGTGGGAAATGCTGTCGGGGCAAAAAACATCACGCAAGTGAGGAAAGCAGCCTCTGTGGCGATTTTTCTCGGGGCATCGTTCATGGTTTGCGCCGGGATTCTTCTGATTGTATTTAAAGAATACATTCCATTTCTTTACACATCCGATCCCGAGGTGGTAACGATAGCACCAAAGTTGTTAATGATTGCCGCTTTCTTTCAGATATTTGATGGCACTCAAGCTATCGCACTCGGAAATTTACGAGGTATTACAGATGTTAAAATTCCAACTGTAATCACTTTCATTGCCTACTGGCTGATTGGACTGCCGGGGGCTTATATTCTCGGATTTCCATTGGGATTGGGTACTGAAGGGATCTGGTATGGTCTGTCTCTCAGCCTGATCGCCTCCTCACTAATGCTTAATATGAGATTTTTTGTAAAAACAGGAAACCGGAATCTGCTCACGGAATGAACCTGATCAGGAAAGCCGCCCGCTTTTCCAATTTAACAGGAATTGATTATTTCAGGGGATGATGTTTTTTTTTAATCGAATTATTTATAATTTCCGCTTTGCTTTTACATCATTCTGACAAAGGAGCGTGCCATGAGCTACAAAATCCGTAAAATCCTGCCAAAAGAAATTAAGATCTTCATACAGTGGGCTGAAAAGGAAGGCTGGAATCCCGGTTTACATGATGATCGTCCGTTTTTGTTTTCGGACCCGGCAGGATTTCTCGTCGGTGAACTGGACGGAGAGATAATTGCGACAAAATCGGCTGTCAGATATGGAAATGAATTCGGTTTCATGGGATTTTATATAGTTAAGCCTGAGTTCCGCGGCAAAGGATACGGATACCAGCTTTGGAAAGCGGGGTTTGAGAGAATCCGGGATATTCCCTCAGGGATGGATGGTGTAGTCGAGCAGCAACACAATTATATTCAATCAGGATATGAATTCGCCTACAGGCATATCCGGTTTGAAGCGAAGGATTTGATACCTAAAAAATCATTTGAAGTAAAACCCGTCACTGATGAAGATCTCTGCAATTTGCTTGATTACGACAAGACGGTTTTTCCAGCCAACAGAGCGGCTTTTATTAAAGAATGGGTAGCCATGCCCGAAAGCCTGACACTAAAAGCGGAACAGGGTATTGTTATTCAAGGGTATGGAACCATAAGAAAATGTCACAATAGTGGCTTTAAAATCGGCCCATTATTTGCAGATGACTATGAAATTGCCAGGAAACTATTTTTGGCATTAGCGGATTTTGCAGAAGGCAAGCCGGTTTATCTTGATACTCCGGAGATTAACCCGCAGGCAATTACACTGGCGAAAGAGTTTGGAATGCAGTTCGTGTTTGAAACTGCCCGAATGTATCACAACGGAAATCCTGAAAGGGACAGTGAGAAGATTTTCGGTGTTACTTCCTTTGAACTGGGTTAGCAATCACCTTTTGGTTACGAGTTTAAAGCTCATGGATCTTTTATTCTGACCTGAGTTGTCACTAAGAATGACTTTAAAGTCCCGTTTACTCGTTTTGATATAGGTTATCTTGTTAGGATAATCATGAGTTCGATTTTCGAATACTGCCATAGTATCGTTAAGAAATATATTCTCGAAGTTTACTGGTCCGTCGTTCCCGGGAACATCAGCAATATAAAACAGTTTTTTGTTAATCCACCTGATTGCAAGTTTTTCGGTGACTTTTTTGTTATTGGTTTTCATATAATAACCTTCACCCTCGAGCAAAGAGTCTTTAACGATATTCCACAATTCATAGTGTTCCACTCCGGAAGCAATTCTAGACCACTTCCCTTTCAACCAGTGGAGTTGAGTAATGGAAGGATCTTTTCTTTCTACCGAATAAAAACCGGCTGCTGTGAGCAGAAATACTGCCAGAAGTGAAACACTCAGATATCTTTTCATGCTATTTCAATGAATGAAGTGCGAGCCTGTTGCCTTCAGTATCCATAAAAAGTGCCATAAACCCGTATTCGGCTGAGATCTCTCTTTTAGGGAGAAGTATCACGCCCCCCGCTCCAGGTATGCGATCCAGTATTTTTTGCATATCAGGATTACCGCTAAAGTAAACAAGTGTACCCTCAGAAGAAGGATTATAATCGGGACCGGCACACAGTGCTCCGGAAATGTCACCCATCCCCTCGGAAGGGAAAAATGCCATGTCATGGCCGCCGAACGACATCAAAGTCATCTCAACATTAAACACTTCTTCATAGAATTTTTTGGCTCTTTTCATATCCTTTACAGGAATCTCGAACCAGCTTATCATGTGTGCCATTTCTACTCCGTAACTTTTGTAAATTGTTAATAAAACTTAAATTTAACGCCAATGTTTAATGCGAGATTTGAACCTTCATCGCCAAGATAGTTGTAGAGACCCAACCCTTCAACCGCAATCAGGTCACTAAAATGGTATGTATAACCGCCACCGATTATCAAACCAAATTTTTCGGCAGTGCTCGAAGAGGTGCTTTCCTGCTTCCATCCGCCTAAATATTGAACGACATCTGTTCTCCTCATCAACGAATTTATACTGATTCCGGCAAGTCCGAAATAGTTTTTGTCAGAAAGAAATTTCACTCCGGTCGAAATCTCACCGTCATTGAAGTAGGTCTTGTAAGTAATTCCATTCGAAGTCGCCTGTCTACCGTTGATATAGTAGTACCCTCCTTGAAGATACCATGCTATCCGCTTCCCGAGTTTCCATTCAAATTTTAGATTACCTCCGGCACCAAGTCCCGCTTGATTCATCCAAGGGCCCGTGGAATAGATTCCCCTTAACCCGATTGTGAATGATTTCTCTTGTTTTGGTGTGACTGTTGTCTGTGAAAGAATGTTGGAATAGAACAGAATAAAGATTAAAAATGTTGCTTGAAAATAACGCACTAAAGTCTATCTAATAATTATTAAAATATTGTACCGCAAAATAGTTTTTTTTTCGTTCTTTTGCGAGTCAATTTTCGATTTTTTTTGTCTCAAAAAGAGAGGTTGTATGTTCGATTTTATCTCAAATGGACTTATTAACTTAAAAAACCCGGCAATTCTCTTCTTTCTTCTTGGGCTTACAGTTGCCTTGATCAGATCGGAATTGAAGATTCCCGATCCGATTATTAAGATGTTTTCCTACTATTTGATGGCTTCGATTGGTTTTAAAGGTGGTTATGAGATATCAAAAACAGGTTTTAGTCCTGAACTGATGGCTTCTGCGGGTTTGGCACTGGTTCTGGCAGCTATTATTCCGGTGATGGCGTTTTATCTGTTGCGGGGGTTTGTAAAACTTGATGCTATCAATTCAGGTGCACTTGCTGCACACTACGGTTCTGTAAGTGTTGTTACATTTGTTACTGCAATATCGTACATCGACAGAGCAGGAATTGAATTCGGCGGGTTTATGGTCGGAGTAATGGCTCTGATGGAATTCCCTGCGATTCTGGCTGGTATCGGACTTGCACTTTACTATACATCCAAATCTTCCGGTTCAAAATCGATGCGGACTGTGATTCACGAGTCAATTACCAACGAAAGTGTAATACTTCTTGGTGGAAGTCTTCTGATAGGAATTATAACAGCTGACAAAGGGTATGCTCTCACTAAACCATTTTTTATCGATCCGTTTCAAGGTGTGTTGACTTTTTTCCTGCTTGACATGGGAATTGTAGCCGGAAGGAAACTTCATGAATTTGGAAAAGTCGGAATTCCCCTCACGATATTCGCCATAACTTTTCCGATTTTCAACGGAATTACAGGCACTCTCTTTGCAACATTACTGGGACTTGGTACAGGTAACTCACTGTTATTTGGGGTACTGGCGGCAAGCTCTTCATATATCGCAGCTCCGGCAGCAGTGAGAATAGTGTTACCTGAAGCGAACCCCTCCATCTACCTGACGGCGTCGCTTGCAATAACTTTTCCGTTTAATATAATATTAGGTATCCCACTTTATTTCTCTTTGGCAGAATTTTTCGCCAAAATTTTCACTTAGAAAAAATTGACCTCTGCGGTCAGCTTAATACCGAATGTTTCGAAGACATCGTTAATAATTTTTTTGGCAACTGAAGCAATTTCTGACCCTTTGGCTCCACCATAGTTTACCAGGACAAGGGAATGATTCTCGTAAACTCCGCAGTTTCCTTCCCGTCTCCCTTTCCATCCTGAAAGTTCGATTAATTTTGCGGCAGAAAGTTTAACTTTACCATCTTTGGTCTTGAATCCTTCTATTTCAGGAGAAAACCGTTTTAAAATGTTGTAAGATTCTTCCAGTATTTCGGGATTTTTGAAAAAACTTCCTGCATTCCCAAGAATCGCAGGATCAGGCAATTTTTCAGTTCGCAACTGAATTATTGCATTTCTGATCTCCTTTACTGTCACCTGCTCATCACCTCGAACAAATATAATCTCCCTTACTCCCTTGTATGAGTAGTTCAGTTTAGGATTTTTTCTCAATTTCAGGGTTACATACAAAATTACCGCTTTGTCCTTGAGTTCTTTTTTGAATATACTGTCCCGATAGCCGAAATTGCACTCTTCATTGGAAATGTCGACAGTTTTTTTTGTATCGGTAAGCAGAACCCTGGCTTCCACGAAAGTATCTTTGAGCTCCTGTCCATAAGCCCCAATGTTCTGAATTGGTGCCGCCCCGATGGTTCCCGGTATGAGCGACATGTTCTCAATTCCACCCAATCCCCTCTCAACAGAAAATGCAACCACATCATCCCAGTTTTCGCCTGCGGCACATCGAATTGTTATACTCTCATCGTCTTCATCGATAATCTCTATTCCGGAGGTTTGGATGTGGAGAGCTGCCATATTATATTTTTCCGAGGTTAAAAGGATATTGCTTCCCCCACCGAGAAAAAAATATTTAAGCCGGTTTTTCTCGACATACTTTATTGAATCATACAAATCCTCCTCTGTGGCTATTTTAAGATAATGTGCCACGGTGGATTCCACACCAAATGTATTAAATTCCAGGAGAGATTTGTTTTTCTTGATATTCATCAATTTCCTTAACTTAAAAAAACAACCTGTTTAATTTAAATAATCCACCATCGAATAAAAAATTATTTTAAATTTGAGTTTTGGATAATAAATATTAATAACAATATTTCATGGAAACACTACAACTCTTTTTACTGCTCGCAGTATTTTTAGCCTTTGTCATCCTGATGTTTCTCAGGAAGATACCGGCACTACTGGCGTTACCGATTCTTGCATTCTTTATTCCTGTGATTTCAGGGGTGAATGTTGTTGATGTGGTGACCCTCGTCCTTGGGAACGGATCAACCAAATTATCAGAAGCATACACCATCGCAATATTTGGAAGTATGCTTTCTATAATGATGCAAAAGACCGGCGTGGCAGAAAGTTTTATTAAAACAGGTGCCGAACTGTCGGGTGACAAACCATGGGCAATTTCAATGGTTATGTTGCTCCTGATTACTCTGCTTTTCACGACTCTTGGAGGACTTGGCGCCATTATAATGGTTTCAACAGTTGTGCTGCCAATTCTTGCTTCGGTAGGTGTCGGTCCCGTGACTACAACCGGAATTTTCCTGACCGGCTTGAGTATTGGCGGTATCCTGAATGTCGGAAACTGGGCTGTTTACACTCAAGTGTTGAAATTGCAAACAGGTGAGGTTCAGTCATTTGCACTTGTGATGCTTCTGATTATGTTTGTGATTGCCATCATATATATAACTATTCAACTCTACAGGGACGGTCATGATATCAATTTTTCCAAAATTGCAATCTACTCTGTTATTATCCTTGCAGTTGGATCGGCGGGATATGCAGTCTGGAATTTCCTCCCCGATAACCTTAAAACGGGAATTTCAGACCTGCTCTCATTTTTCCCCTCTTTTTTGAAGTATCTGACCGGTTCAGGAATCGCACTGCTGGTATTGCTTTCAGTAATTAGAGTATTCAGAGACGGAGAGACTGATAAAGTTTACTTTACAGCTTATTTTATTCCAATTGTACCCCTGTTTCTGATTCTGGTATTCGGAATCAATTTTATTGCGGCTTTCATAGCAGGTTTGGCTTACGGTTATCTCTCTACATATCGTAAAAGTTCACTGAATATTCTTATCAGGTCGGTGCTTGATGGCGGAGCTGTTGTGATGCCTGCAGTCGCTCTGATGCTGGGAATTGGAATGCTTTTAAATGCTGTCATGGGTCCACCCGCTGCCCTGATGGAGAACTACAAAGCCGGATGGCCTGTCTTGTTGCTGCTAAAGCCTGTTTTACAGGCGATCAAACCTGAATCAGCCTTAAGTTATATCCTTTTGTTCAGTCTCGCCGCTCCTCTTGCCCTCTATAGAGGACCCCTTAATGTGTGGGGTATGGGATATGGAATCGCTGCCATTTTTCTTGCCGGTGGAATGCCGGCAGGTGCGATCATGGGCTTGCTCATGGCAGTAGGACAGATTCAGGGAATTTCTGATCCGACGAACACCCAAAATGTCTGGCTGGCAAATGAAATGAAAATCGATGTACAAAAAATTATGTGGAACACTATTCCCTATACATGGGGTGCTGCAATTCTTGGACTCATGGCTTCTGCCCTGATTTTCTATTGAGGTTTTAAATATGAATAAAAACAGAAAAATTAAAATAGGAATCGATGTTGGCGGCACCTTTACGCATGCAGTAGCTGTGGACATTTCCGACTATTCCATTGTGGGAAAATCGTGCGTTCCCACTACACATAAATCGAAAGAAGGCGTGGCAAGAGGTGTGGTTGATTCGATGCTCACTCTCGTTAAGGAATGTGAGATTCACCCTGAAGAGGTAATCCTTATCGCACATTCCACGACACAGGCGACAAATGCCCTTCTTGAGGGAGATGTAGCGACTGTGGGCGTTATCGGAATGGCAAAGGGATTCGAAGCCTTACTCGCAAAAAAAGAGTGTAACCCTACGAATATTGAGTTGTCGCCCGGAAAACTGCTTAACGCAAAGTTCAGGTTTATTGACTGTGGTACAAAAAACTGGAGAGATTCAGTCCCGCAGATGATCGATGAACTTGTTCAGGAAGGTGCACAGGTTATTGTTGCCACTGAAGCCTTTGGGGTTGATGACCCGGCGAACGAAGATTTCGTTGCAGAGACTGCTTCAAAAAAAGGGATACTGACTACGACAGCAAGTGGGATCACTAAACTCTACGGACTTCGGGTAAGAACCCGGACAGCCGTTATCAACGCAAGCATGATGCCGAAAATGCTTGAGACTGCTGATATGACAGAGAAAGCGGTAAGAGAAAGCGGAATCAATGCTCCTTTGATGGTTATGCGTTCTGATGGTGGCATTATGGACATCAATGAGATGAGGAAAAGACCCATTCTTACAATGCTCTCCGGTCCTGCTGCCGGTGTGGCTGCGGCATTGAAATATGTGAAAATATCAGATGGAATTTTTCTCGAGGTAGGCGGTACTTCCACTGACATCAGTGTAATTAAAAACGGTAAACCGCAGGTTAAAACCGCACAAATTGGTAAAAACAGACTCTTTGTAAGAACTCTCGATGTAAGAACTCTGGGTATTGCAGGCGGATCGGTCCCAAGATACTCAAACGGTCATTTTATTGATGTTGGTCCAAGATCAGCACATATTGCCGGTTTGCATTATGCTGCATACTCAAAGAATGTTGATTTTAGCCAGGGTCAGATCGAACCGGTCACACCTCTGAAAGGTGATCCCGGTGACTATTTGAGTATAAAACTGCCAAGTGAAGAGACGAGTTACACTCTTACACCGACCGAGTGTTCCTACTTCCTGGGATTGGTATCAGATTTTGGACATGGCGCTGCCAACAGTGACGCAATCGCAAAAATTTTGGAACGACTCGAAAATCTGACGCATATTTCCGCGAAGGAAATGGCAAAGCAAATCCTGACCATATCTGCCGAAAAGGTTAAACCGGTAATAAAGCAACTCAGTCGGGAATATAAACTGGATGAAGCCTTGATTGAGTTTGTCGGAGGTGGCGGTGGAGCATCAGCCATTGTACCGTTTACTGCAAACTATATGAATCTGCCCCATAAAATTGCCGAAAACAGTGAGGTTATTTCTGCAATTGGTGCCGCACTGGGAATTATCAGAGATTCAGTTGAAAGAAACATCATTAATCCCTCGGAAAACGATATCCTGTCGATCAGACAGGAAGCCTTCGAGTCTGTCGTCAAAATGGGTGCCAATCCTGATTCAGTGGAAGTCACCATCGAGATCGATAATCAAAATAAAAAAGTGATTGCCACTGCCCTTGGATCGGGAGAATTGCGCACAAAAGACCTGGGTATTACCACTCTTGATTTTGCCGGAATTCATAAAACCGCATCGAATGCCTTCAGACTTCCTGAAAACAAAATTGAGTTCAAGGGAGATACAGGTTCCCTGTTCGTTTTCTCTGCAGAACATCAAAAATCGAAGTTGTTTGGACTGTTCAAGGAAAAAGGAACCGGAGTAAAGGTTATTGACGATGAAGGAACCGTTAAACTCCAGATTAATGGTGCAAAAGCTTATGCTGTCAGTGCCGAAGGGGTGAAGAGCAAAATCAGTTCAATTATTGCCGAAATGACTACTTACGGCGATGCCGGAGCTCTGATTCCCGGAATTTATCTCATTGCAGGTCCAAAAATTATCGACTTGAGCGGATTGATTTCCGAGACCCAACTCGTTTCCATCGCTGAAATCGAAATTAAGAATCTCCCGGCTGATTCCAAATGTGTAATTATTGCAGAAGAGAAAAAATGAACAAGGTATTCGAACAAATTAAAAACGGATTGATCGTCTCCTGTCAGTCTGAAGGCTCCGACCCTTTCAACACACCATCCGGTGTCACACTTTTTGCAAAAGCAGCTCAAATGGCGGGTGCTGCGGCAATCAGATCGCAGGGTCTTGCCAAGATTCGGATGATCAAAAAGCATGTACCGCTGCCGATTATTGGTTTATTAAAAGGAACCTTTCCGGATGGTACGGTTAAAATAACCGGATCGACACACCAGGTCAAACAACTTGTCAAGCTGGGTTGCGAAATTATTGCAATTGATGGTACCTTCAGAAAAAGGGAAAACCTTACAGGTCCTGAATTTATCAAAAAAATAAAATCTGAATTTCCCGGCACTCTGATTATGGCTGACATCGCTACCCATGATGAGGGGATAGCTTGTGAAGAAAGCGGAGCAGATTGTCTTTCTACAACGCTTAGCGGCTACACCCCGGAAACTATACATCTGCCAAAAGATGTTCCCGACTTTTCACTCCTTGAGAGACTGGCGAAAGACAGCAGCATTCCTGTTATTGCTGAAGGAAAGATAAAATCGCCTGAAGAGGCAAAAAAAATGATGGAACTTGGTGCTTTTGCTGTCGTTGTCGGCACTGTAATCACCCGTCCAAGAGTGGTTATGGGCTGGTATAAAGATGCTGTAACGAAAGGTGTTTCCGGTTAACCTGCGTTTTAGTCCTTAAATAACAGTATTTTACTCCCCATCACTTCAGATTATGCGTGATATTCCCATTAGTTAATTTTGTCTCAGTCAATTTAGTTTAATTGGAGAGAGAAATGGAAATGCACCTTAATCAGGAGTTTTACAATGTTGAGGACGGAATTGTATCCGTTCTTAATGGTTCCGAAAAAGCTTTATACGACAATAAAGCACGACTTTATGAAAAACTGGTCAGTTCGGAATTTTACAACAAATTTATGTGGGGAACCACTGTTCAGGATTATGCAGGCTTTGCTACTTTGGCATACAATTCTGCTAACGGGAAAATTCTTGATATCGGATGTGGCGGTTTGGTTCAAACCCATAAAATCTATGCAAGAAACCGGCATGAAGTGGTACTTCTCGATAACTCCATTGAGATGCTAAAGATCGGAAAAGAAAGACTGATGGAACAATCAATCCCCTTCCCCGGCAAGATTACTCTCCTCCACGCGGATGCCATAAAACTTCCATTTGATGACAATCATTTCGAATCTGTCGTAAGTTTTGGTATGCTTCACATGTTCGACAACAAAACCGAATTTATTAACGAGGGTCTGAGGGTTCTGGCTGATGGTGGTGAGTTCTACTTTTCCTGCCTTACCACAGATCGCAAACGGGGTGGCAGGTATCTTCGATTTCTATATAAACGGGGTGAGGTCGGCACACCAATCGCAATGACCGACCTGCTCGGATTGTTCCCGTCAACCCTTAAAAGATTGGAACACTATGTCAAAGGCAACATGCTCTTTGTTTACGGACAAAAATAATTTCCTTTAAATTTGAAGAGGCTGTCTGAATAACCGGACAGCCTCTTTCATTATAATCAATTCTTTTTCGCTTTTTTACCTGTATCCACAAGTTCAATCAGATTTGCCAGAATGTGACCACTTTCTTCAAGAAGCGGATCTTCAACAACGAGTTTTTCCTTAACAACTTTACCGTCTTTGTCAAGTTCGATCAAACCCTTGTTGGCTCTTTCCTTCTTGCGGGCTTCTTCTTCCTTCTTAATCTCTTCCTGTTCAAGTTTCCTTTTCTCAAGGTTCAGAGAAAATACTTTCTTTCCTCTGTGTCCTTTTGATTTATCGAGATCTTTAATGAAATATTGATATTCACTGTTTTTACCGGTCCTTGCATCGTGCTTTGCCTCAAGATCAGTGATAGTTGAAGATAAACCGGAAGACGCCTGAAATGCAGTGGCATTGATTTTATCCCACGGAAGGGCAGTCGGGTAGCTGCTCTCGCCTGTCTCAGAAGGATCAAATGCTGAAGGGAAAAGGATATCCGGAATCACACCTTTGTGTTGTGTACTGCCTCCGGATATTCTGTAAAATTTAGCAATGGTCAGTGTCAATTGTCCGAGCT from Bacteroidota bacterium includes the following:
- a CDS encoding sodium-dependent bicarbonate transport family permease, with amino-acid sequence MFDFISNGLINLKNPAILFFLLGLTVALIRSELKIPDPIIKMFSYYLMASIGFKGGYEISKTGFSPELMASAGLALVLAAIIPVMAFYLLRGFVKLDAINSGALAAHYGSVSVVTFVTAISYIDRAGIEFGGFMVGVMALMEFPAILAGIGLALYYTSKSSGSKSMRTVIHESITNESVILLGGSLLIGIITADKGYALTKPFFIDPFQGVLTFFLLDMGIVAGRKLHEFGKVGIPLTIFAITFPIFNGITGTLFATLLGLGTGNSLLFGVLAASSSYIAAPAAVRIVLPEANPSIYLTASLAITFPFNIILGIPLYFSLAEFFAKIFT
- a CDS encoding hydantoinase; protein product: MNKNRKIKIGIDVGGTFTHAVAVDISDYSIVGKSCVPTTHKSKEGVARGVVDSMLTLVKECEIHPEEVILIAHSTTQATNALLEGDVATVGVIGMAKGFEALLAKKECNPTNIELSPGKLLNAKFRFIDCGTKNWRDSVPQMIDELVQEGAQVIVATEAFGVDDPANEDFVAETASKKGILTTTASGITKLYGLRVRTRTAVINASMMPKMLETADMTEKAVRESGINAPLMVMRSDGGIMDINEMRKRPILTMLSGPAAGVAAALKYVKISDGIFLEVGGTSTDISVIKNGKPQVKTAQIGKNRLFVRTLDVRTLGIAGGSVPRYSNGHFIDVGPRSAHIAGLHYAAYSKNVDFSQGQIEPVTPLKGDPGDYLSIKLPSEETSYTLTPTECSYFLGLVSDFGHGAANSDAIAKILERLENLTHISAKEMAKQILTISAEKVKPVIKQLSREYKLDEALIEFVGGGGGASAIVPFTANYMNLPHKIAENSEVISAIGAALGIIRDSVERNIINPSENDILSIRQEAFESVVKMGANPDSVEVTIEIDNQNKKVIATALGSGELRTKDLGITTLDFAGIHKTASNAFRLPENKIEFKGDTGSLFVFSAEHQKSKLFGLFKEKGTGVKVIDDEGTVKLQINGAKAYAVSAEGVKSKISSIIAEMTTYGDAGALIPGIYLIAGPKIIDLSGLISETQLVSIAEIEIKNLPADSKCVIIAEEKK
- a CDS encoding MATE family efflux transporter; the protein is MTIKEHLKETVSLALPVVIAQVGFVMMGVVDSAMVGRLGDAPLAASSLSLSLFFIITVIGLGIVMAMTPLVAIAVGSSDSEKCSRVFHQGIWVSLFSAIILNIVVYFGTDIISYMDQPKEVVDLALSYTRIISFSIPPMLLFTGYKQFIEGLSFTRPAMVISIAANVVNFFFNWIFIYGNWGAPALGLDGAGYATLGSRIFMFVALAVFVHKNREFKRFGLKIFPFKGLDENGKEILRIGIPSGIQYFFEVGCFATAAFMVGWIGKDELASHQIALNVASLTYLVCLGLSTAGTIRVGNAVGAKNITQVRKAASVAIFLGASFMVCAGILLIVFKEYIPFLYTSDPEVVTIAPKLLMIAAFFQIFDGTQAIALGNLRGITDVKIPTVITFIAYWLIGLPGAYILGFPLGLGTEGIWYGLSLSLIASSLMLNMRFFVKTGNRNLLTE
- a CDS encoding DUF6265 family protein, with the protein product MKRYLSVSLLAVFLLTAAGFYSVERKDPSITQLHWLKGKWSRIASGVEHYELWNIVKDSLLEGEGYYMKTNNKKVTEKLAIRWINKKLFYIADVPGNDGPVNFENIFLNDTMAVFENRTHDYPNKITYIKTSKRDFKVILSDNSGQNKRSMSFKLVTKR
- a CDS encoding GNAT family N-acetyltransferase; this translates as MSYKIRKILPKEIKIFIQWAEKEGWNPGLHDDRPFLFSDPAGFLVGELDGEIIATKSAVRYGNEFGFMGFYIVKPEFRGKGYGYQLWKAGFERIRDIPSGMDGVVEQQHNYIQSGYEFAYRHIRFEAKDLIPKKSFEVKPVTDEDLCNLLDYDKTVFPANRAAFIKEWVAMPESLTLKAEQGIVIQGYGTIRKCHNSGFKIGPLFADDYEIARKLFLALADFAEGKPVYLDTPEINPQAITLAKEFGMQFVFETARMYHNGNPERDSEKIFGVTSFELG
- the murB gene encoding UDP-N-acetylmuramate dehydrogenase encodes the protein MNIKKNKSLLEFNTFGVESTVAHYLKIATEEDLYDSIKYVEKNRLKYFFLGGGSNILLTSEKYNMAALHIQTSGIEIIDEDDESITIRCAAGENWDDVVAFSVERGLGGIENMSLIPGTIGAAPIQNIGAYGQELKDTFVEARVLLTDTKKTVDISNEECNFGYRDSIFKKELKDKAVILYVTLKLRKNPKLNYSYKGVREIIFVRGDEQVTVKEIRNAIIQLRTEKLPDPAILGNAGSFFKNPEILEESYNILKRFSPEIEGFKTKDGKVKLSAAKLIELSGWKGRREGNCGVYENHSLVLVNYGGAKGSEIASVAKKIINDVFETFGIKLTAEVNFF
- a CDS encoding VOC family protein, giving the protein MAHMISWFEIPVKDMKRAKKFYEEVFNVEMTLMSFGGHDMAFFPSEGMGDISGALCAGPDYNPSSEGTLVYFSGNPDMQKILDRIPGAGGVILLPKREISAEYGFMALFMDTEGNRLALHSLK
- a CDS encoding citrate transporter, whose amino-acid sequence is METLQLFLLLAVFLAFVILMFLRKIPALLALPILAFFIPVISGVNVVDVVTLVLGNGSTKLSEAYTIAIFGSMLSIMMQKTGVAESFIKTGAELSGDKPWAISMVMLLLITLLFTTLGGLGAIIMVSTVVLPILASVGVGPVTTTGIFLTGLSIGGILNVGNWAVYTQVLKLQTGEVQSFALVMLLIMFVIAIIYITIQLYRDGHDINFSKIAIYSVIILAVGSAGYAVWNFLPDNLKTGISDLLSFFPSFLKYLTGSGIALLVLLSVIRVFRDGETDKVYFTAYFIPIVPLFLILVFGINFIAAFIAGLAYGYLSTYRKSSLNILIRSVLDGGAVVMPAVALMLGIGMLLNAVMGPPAALMENYKAGWPVLLLLKPVLQAIKPESALSYILLFSLAAPLALYRGPLNVWGMGYGIAAIFLAGGMPAGAIMGLLMAVGQIQGISDPTNTQNVWLANEMKIDVQKIMWNTIPYTWGAAILGLMASALIFY